A single region of the Halorussus gelatinilyticus genome encodes:
- a CDS encoding RNA methyltransferase: MTVSVLVPSSLVREAEDKREATRKIGYVARAATVFRADRLVVFPDPDGERHWGGGFVSTVLEYAATPPYLRKEVFGKRDELEYAGVLPPLRAPSLTGSESEGSGSLRQGIVTEVGPEGRVRVNCGLQHPISLVTPSEMTVGEGERVTVRISSRSPVRAKLVDPPPSGWSVTRTDLPAALDRDDAGVRIATSRHGVEVTTRRLTDVVGRVERDGMTVAFGSPGRGLPEILDLPTDSLADGRPGDDGEDEADAESGVEHGAPSRFDLWLNAVPNQGSEVVRTEEAMFAALACLNLKEK, translated from the coding sequence ATGACCGTCAGCGTACTCGTTCCGTCATCCCTCGTCCGGGAAGCCGAGGACAAACGCGAGGCAACTCGCAAAATCGGCTACGTCGCCCGCGCGGCGACGGTGTTCCGGGCCGACCGCCTCGTGGTCTTTCCGGACCCCGACGGCGAACGGCACTGGGGTGGCGGGTTCGTAAGCACCGTGCTGGAATACGCCGCGACGCCGCCCTACCTCCGAAAGGAGGTATTCGGCAAGCGGGACGAACTGGAGTACGCGGGCGTCCTACCGCCGCTCCGCGCCCCCTCACTGACCGGCTCCGAATCCGAGGGTTCGGGGTCGTTAAGACAGGGAATCGTGACCGAGGTCGGACCTGAAGGGCGCGTTCGGGTCAATTGCGGACTGCAACACCCGATCTCCCTCGTCACTCCGTCAGAAATGACGGTCGGCGAGGGGGAGCGCGTTACCGTCAGGATCTCTTCGCGAAGTCCGGTCCGTGCGAAACTCGTAGACCCGCCCCCTTCGGGCTGGTCGGTGACGCGCACGGACCTTCCGGCGGCACTCGACCGCGACGACGCGGGCGTCCGAATCGCGACGTCCCGCCACGGGGTCGAAGTGACGACCCGGCGGCTGACCGACGTGGTCGGCCGCGTCGAACGCGACGGCATGACCGTGGCGTTCGGTTCACCGGGTCGTGGCCTGCCGGAGATACTCGACCTCCCCACCGACTCGCTGGCCGACGGACGGCCCGGCGACGACGGGGAGGACGAGGCGGACGCGGAGTCCGGAGTCGAACACGGCGCACCCAGCCGGTTCGACCTCTGGCTGAACGCGGTTCCGAATCAAGGCAGCGAGGTCGTGCGAACCGAAGAAGCGATGTTCGCCGCTCTCGCCTGCCTGAACCTCAAAGAGAAGTGA
- a CDS encoding RAD55 family ATPase, with translation MDRVPFGVSRLDDIIGGGAPPGSVVLLAGEAGAGAREFCYTSATINGLAHTDEEQFDLHYGDVSDHAAVPEDIHYVSFTASGDELRREIEFTMSEEIVRAGVETVEFADFSQEYFQLSAIPREWYTRKTQTITDLGQGSDRRGVLEALGEYLNEHATGNLVVIDSLTDLARAPNEHLDWSDITLLVKGLQKASRTWDGLILVLVNQEALSDTQMGSLMGAADGTIAFEWETGGNERDRVMFVREFRGVLSRLEAEDIIRFETEIHDAGFDVSNVRKIR, from the coding sequence ATGGACCGAGTCCCGTTCGGCGTCTCCCGACTCGACGACATCATCGGCGGTGGCGCGCCGCCCGGAAGCGTGGTCCTGCTGGCGGGCGAGGCCGGGGCCGGTGCCCGCGAGTTCTGCTACACCAGCGCGACCATCAACGGGTTGGCCCACACCGACGAAGAGCAGTTCGACCTCCACTACGGCGACGTGTCCGACCACGCCGCGGTCCCCGAGGACATCCACTACGTCTCCTTTACCGCGAGCGGCGACGAACTCCGGCGCGAAATCGAGTTCACGATGAGCGAGGAGATCGTCCGCGCGGGCGTCGAGACCGTCGAGTTCGCCGACTTCAGTCAGGAGTACTTCCAGCTATCGGCCATCCCCCGCGAGTGGTACACCCGCAAGACGCAGACCATCACCGACCTCGGGCAGGGGAGCGACCGCCGCGGCGTGCTGGAGGCGCTCGGGGAGTACCTCAACGAACACGCGACCGGCAACCTCGTGGTCATCGACTCGCTGACGGACCTCGCCCGCGCGCCGAACGAACACCTCGACTGGAGCGACATCACCCTGCTGGTCAAGGGTCTCCAGAAGGCCTCTCGCACATGGGACGGCCTGATTCTCGTTCTCGTCAATCAGGAGGCACTCTCGGACACCCAGATGGGGAGTCTGATGGGCGCGGCCGACGGCACCATCGCTTTCGAGTGGGAGACCGGCGGTAACGAGCGCGACCGGGTGATGTTCGTCCGGGAGTTCCGCGGCGTGCTGTCGCGGTTGGAGGCCGAGGACATCATTCGGTTCGAGACCGAGATTCACGACGCCGGCTTCGACGTGAGTAACGTGCGGAAGATTCGCTAA
- a CDS encoding MTH1187 family thiamine-binding protein — protein sequence MTAIALLSVAPVVEGSMADEVAKAVAALDDFDVSYETNPMGTVVEAETVDELFAAAQAAHEAVDGDRVSTFLKIDDKRTREQRAHEKVDAVEEALGREAKRER from the coding sequence ATGACCGCAATCGCACTCCTGAGCGTCGCTCCGGTCGTTGAGGGAAGCATGGCGGACGAGGTGGCGAAGGCCGTCGCCGCGCTGGACGACTTCGACGTGTCCTACGAGACCAATCCGATGGGGACCGTCGTCGAGGCCGAAACCGTGGACGAACTGTTCGCCGCGGCGCAGGCCGCCCACGAAGCGGTGGACGGCGACCGCGTGAGTACGTTCCTGAAGATAGACGACAAGCGCACGCGCGAGCAACGCGCGCACGAGAAAGTCGATGCGGTCGAGGAAGCGCTGGGGAGGGAGGCCAAGCGCGAGCGATAA
- the mch gene encoding methenyltetrahydromethanopterin cyclohydrolase — MDSLNRNALELADEALDFAEELDIGARELDNGATVLDFGHEFDGGVEAGLLLAEMQTAGLATVQTRMDEVAGAPFQHVELTSDHPALALLCSQKAGWEVATDDFEGLGSGPARALVAEEDEFARVGYEDVSDFAVLAVESDDYPTEAAAEQVADLTGVETSSVFLAAVPTACLAGSVSIASRAAEMTVFRLSELGYDPLNVVSITGSAPVAPVAGDEETAIARTNDALAYGGEVHVTVREEFDRFDEIVSTANDEYGTHFADIFESVDWDFYEVEEGVFAPARATVDVIGGDTYVVGERDEELLAESFGI; from the coding sequence ATGGACAGTCTCAATCGGAACGCGCTGGAACTCGCCGACGAAGCGCTGGACTTCGCCGAGGAGTTGGACATCGGCGCGCGCGAACTCGACAACGGAGCCACCGTCCTCGACTTCGGCCACGAGTTCGACGGCGGCGTCGAAGCCGGACTCCTCCTTGCGGAGATGCAGACCGCCGGTCTCGCCACGGTCCAGACCCGGATGGACGAGGTGGCGGGCGCGCCGTTCCAACACGTCGAACTGACGAGCGACCACCCCGCGCTGGCCCTGCTCTGCTCGCAGAAAGCTGGCTGGGAGGTCGCGACCGACGACTTCGAGGGACTCGGGAGCGGCCCGGCCCGCGCGCTCGTCGCCGAGGAGGACGAGTTCGCGCGCGTCGGCTACGAGGACGTGAGCGACTTCGCGGTGCTGGCCGTCGAGAGTGACGATTACCCCACTGAAGCGGCCGCCGAGCAGGTCGCGGACCTGACCGGCGTCGAGACGAGCAGCGTCTTCCTCGCGGCGGTCCCCACGGCGTGCCTCGCGGGGAGCGTCAGCATCGCCTCGCGCGCGGCAGAGATGACCGTCTTCCGCCTCTCGGAGCTCGGCTACGACCCGCTCAACGTGGTGAGCATCACCGGCTCCGCACCGGTCGCGCCCGTGGCTGGCGACGAGGAGACCGCCATCGCGCGGACGAACGACGCGCTGGCCTACGGCGGTGAGGTCCACGTCACCGTCCGCGAGGAGTTCGACCGCTTCGACGAGATCGTCTCGACCGCCAACGACGAGTACGGCACCCACTTCGCGGACATCTTCGAGTCGGTCGATTGGGACTTCTACGAGGTCGAAGAGGGCGTGTTCGCGCCCGCCCGCGCGACAGTCGATGTAATCGGCGGCGACACCTACGTCGTCGGCGAGCGCGACGAGGAGCTACTGGCCGAGAGCTTCGGTATCTGA
- a CDS encoding beta-ribofuranosylaminobenzene 5'-phosphate synthase family protein, which translates to MARVAAGARLHFGFQNLSLAHQRLYGSLGVALDSPEVEVVADPAESVRCSHDDAREYVRRAVELLDVPGAEVTVERTLPRHVGLGSGTQLALAVLAAVARAHDREARVRERAPKLGRGGRSGVGVATFESGGFVLDSGHPTERFTADRPAQGAWSVPAVAASHEVPEDWRFVVVLPDAEPGRNGDDEEASMRSVVERADPQLADEIAAVVTRRVLPAVAEGDVEAFGAAVAEVGRLNGAWYADEQGGVYRPPVGELVAELSGAPAIAGAGQSSWGPAVYAVTTDERVAAAREAAHAALSAAGVGGDVLVAEPRNRGADIDG; encoded by the coding sequence ATGGCACGAGTCGCGGCCGGGGCGCGCCTGCACTTCGGCTTTCAGAACCTGTCGCTGGCCCACCAGCGTCTCTACGGGTCGCTCGGGGTCGCGCTCGATTCGCCCGAAGTCGAGGTGGTCGCGGACCCCGCGGAGTCGGTGCGCTGTTCGCACGACGACGCCCGCGAGTACGTCCGCCGAGCGGTCGAACTGCTGGACGTACCGGGCGCGGAGGTGACCGTCGAGCGAACCCTGCCGCGGCACGTCGGTCTCGGGAGCGGGACGCAGTTGGCGCTCGCGGTCCTCGCGGCGGTCGCGCGCGCTCACGACCGCGAGGCACGGGTCCGCGAGCGCGCCCCGAAGCTCGGCCGCGGCGGTCGAAGCGGCGTCGGAGTGGCGACCTTCGAGTCCGGCGGGTTCGTCCTCGATTCGGGCCACCCGACCGAGCGGTTCACGGCCGACCGACCCGCGCAGGGCGCGTGGTCGGTCCCGGCGGTCGCGGCCAGCCACGAGGTCCCCGAGGACTGGCGGTTCGTGGTCGTCCTCCCCGACGCGGAACCCGGTCGGAACGGCGACGACGAGGAGGCCAGCATGCGCTCGGTGGTCGAGCGCGCGGACCCGCAACTCGCCGACGAAATCGCCGCGGTCGTGACTCGTCGCGTCCTCCCTGCGGTCGCCGAGGGCGACGTCGAGGCGTTCGGCGCGGCGGTCGCCGAGGTGGGCCGACTCAACGGCGCGTGGTACGCCGACGAGCAGGGCGGCGTCTACCGCCCGCCCGTCGGCGAACTCGTCGCAGAACTGTCGGGAGCGCCCGCGATAGCCGGTGCTGGTCAGTCGTCGTGGGGGCCCGCGGTCTACGCCGTGACCACCGACGAGCGTGTGGCCGCGGCCCGCGAGGCGGCACACGCGGCGCTCTCGGCGGCGGGCGTCGGCGGCGACGTGCTGGTCGCCGAACCTCGGAATCGCGGAGCGGACATCGATGGATGA